Proteins from a genomic interval of Triplophysa dalaica isolate WHDGS20190420 chromosome 13, ASM1584641v1, whole genome shotgun sequence:
- the LOC130433883 gene encoding adhesion G protein-coupled receptor F4-like — MASEERRTKYLSGAIILLTFACFVKTLQFSHIDEPHHHVIKRRAVFSTVTPPQTGIEMSMTIDKPFDTSLTNPDDNNYKDYVKKIQDAVQETYHSLDNHNNASVNITGFRPGSTIADGTVTVTNIYLDFFSVITNLSNILLSKGIPVAPNGFAISEQKTLISTSGKFYPQQKLELKCPRSVYGNITWKVNEKDPDSTKYTISSDTLTLNSAAYSDNGRYSCITQTSFIPYIQWQNIVIEQQPRITVGEDKRVFPCDGRTVQLTCYVNAGYSVEWVLNGIVQASEIGSDFITVNHTIKKESCGEVIYTCRLKGLQQLLDYSYSARNVLVNTSTEDFTCQDNALGIGKTNDRTKGLCESGKEGSITYKCISKVWEIEQDDCVLKVIKDLESRVQGLLVTAIPEFMENLTNAVNQNNANVTQSAATIKIIVEILSNIADLSKNITHNKPVMESFLNTVDIIVSDNSSKTWSDLNNKNTTGNTSVKLLQAIENISDRLSDVFAINLSSIQLNRNTFKNSFNQTSQLPNSTTQIVIPDFSNPIFITVIFFSKLNDVLPTRNSSNNDNRTSENRVNGDVVVVKVNETIKNITFAFDITNTSLGNPQCVFWNFYLDRWDSTGCKVKITGNEGSKVTCECNHTTSFSILMSPFAITDIVKSTALAYITYIGVAISMASLVLCLIIEIIVWKSVTQNDTAYMRHVSIVNIAVSLLIANICFIIGAAIADQDIKQGLMISVARCSPVVFFMHFFYLALFFWMLISALLLLYRTVMVLSQMSRTKMMIIAFTVGYGAPLLIAVITVASTAGAENYVSKENACWLNWTESKALLAFVIPALAIVAFNIVVVVVALFKLLRRGVGATTQPDDRHVFVIIVRCVAILTPIFGLTWGFGIGTMVSPDFGIHVVFAILNSFQGFFVLVFGVILDNKVCDALLKRLSLNNLSSTPTKSTTAGTSSTQQGVPQRT, encoded by the exons ATGGCAAGTGAAG AGAGGAGGACAAAATACCTATCAGGAGCCATTATTCTGCTTACATTTGCATGCTTTGTGAAAACTTTACAG TTTAGCCACATAGATGAGCCACACCATCACGTGATAAAAAGAAGAGCAG tGTTTTCTACAGTAACACCACCACAAACAG gTATTGAAATGTCAATGACAATTGATAAACCTTTCGATACCAGTCTTACAAATCCTGATGACAATAATTACAAAGATTATGTCAAAAAAATCCAAGACGCA gTTCAAGAAACTTACCATAGTTTGGATAACCACAATAACGCTTCAGTAAACATCACCGGCTTCAG ACCTGGTAGCACCATTGCAGATGGCACGGTTACTGTAACCAACATCTATCTGGATTTTTTCTCAGTAATCACAAACCTTTCCAACATTCTCTTAAGTAAAGGAATCCCTGTTGCTCCCAATGGTTTTGCGATATCCG aacaaAAGACCCTGATAAGTACATCAGGTAAATTTTATCCTCAGCAAAAGTTGGAGCTGAAATGTCCACGGTCTGTTTACGGAAACATAACATGGAAAGTGAATGAAAAAGATCCAGACAGCACAAAATATACCATTTCAAGTGACACACTTACTTTGAACAGTGCTGCCTACAGTGACAACG GTAGATACTCGTGCATCACACAAACCAGTTTTATACCGTACATTCAGTGGCAAAATATTGTTATCGAACAACAACCCAGGATCACAGTGGGTGAAGATAAACGTGTTTTTCCATGTGATGGAAGGACTGTTCAGTTAACATGCTATGTTAATGCGGGCTACAGTGTTGAGTGGGTCCTGAATGGCATTGTGCAAGCATCAG AAATCGGATCAGATTTTATCACAGTAAACCATACAATTAAAAAGGAAAGTTGTGGGGAAGTTATCTATACCTGTCGACTCAAGGGTTTACAGCAACTACTTGATTACAGTTACAGCGCGAGGAATGTCTTGGTAAACACAAGCACGGAAG ATTTTACCTGTCAAGATAACGCACTTGGAATTGGAAAAACAAATGATAGGACTAAAGGACTGTGTGAGAGTGGCAAGGAAGGAAGCATAACGTATAAATGCATATCAAAGGTTTGGGAAATAGAACAGGATGACTGTGTGTTAAAAGTAATCAAAGATCTTGAAAGCAGAGTGcag GGCTTACTTGTGActgctattccagagtttatgGAAAACCTCACTAATGCAGTTAATCAGAATAATGCCAATGTAACCCAATCTGCTGCGACGATCAAAATAATTGTAGAGATCCTCTCTAACATTGCTgatttgtcaaaaaacattaCCCACAATAAACCTGTTATGGAG AGTTTTTTAAACACAGTGGACATCATCGTGTCAGATAATTCCAGTAAAACTTGGAGTGAtttgaacaataaaaacacgacAGGAAACACCAGCGTTAAACTTCTGCAAGCTATTGAGAATATAAGTGATCGACTCTCAGATGTGTTTGCAATTAATCTGTCATCTATTCAGTTgaatagaaatacatttaaaaactcaTTCAACCAAACTTCTCAACTACCAAACTCAACGACTCAGATTGTCATACCAGATTTTTCTAATCCAATTTTCATAACTGTTATATTCTTTTCAAAGCTTAATGATGTCCTTCCTACTCGTAACAGTTCTAATAATGACAACAGGACATCAGAAAACCGCGTTAATGGAGACGTGGTTGTGGTTAAAGttaatgaaacaataaaaaatattacgtTTGCTTTCGACATTACAAATACATCATTGGGAAATCCTCAGTGTGTCTTTTGGAACTTTTATCTCGACCGATGGGATTCAACTGGATGTAAAGTCAAGATAACAGGGAATGAAGGGAGCAAGGTTACATGTGAATGCAACCACACAACCTCTTTTTCAATTCTGATGTCACCGTTTGCAATTACAGACATAGTGAAAAGCACAGCCTTAGCCTATATAACATACATCGGTGTTGCTATTTCAATGGCCAGCTTGGTTCTGTGTCTCATCATCGAGATAATTGTATGGAAGTCAGTGACACAAAATGACACGGCATACATGCGACACGTCTCAATAGTCAACATCGCTGTGTCTCTGCTGATTGCAAACATCTGTTTCATCATTGGAGCTGCAATCGCAGATCAAGACATAAAACAAGGGCTGATGATCTCAGTTGCTCGCTGCAGTCCAGTGGTTTTCTTCATGCACTTTTTTTACCTTGCTCTCTTCTTCTGGATGCTCATTTCAGCACTTTTGCTTCTTTACCGCACTGTCATGGTTCTGTCTCAGATGTCAAGGACTAAAATGATGATCATTGCCTTCACAGTTGGTTATGGTGCACCTTTGCTCATAGCGGTTATTACTGTTGCCTCCACAGCTGGAGCCGAAAACTATGtttcaaaagaaaatgcatGTTGGCTGAACTGGACTGAATCTAAAGCCCTGCTGGCATTTGTGATTCCAGCTCTGGCTATTGTCGCCTTTAACATCGTTGTTGTGGTTGTAGCTTTGTTTAAGCTGTTAAGAAGAGGGGTTGGTGCCACAACTCAGCCAGATGACAGACATGTTTTTGTAATCATTGTCCGATGTGTGGCCATTCTCACGCCTATCTTTGGTCTTACATGGGGATTTGGGATTGGAACCATGGTGTCACCTGACTTTGGTATTCATGTGGTTTTTGCAATCCTCAATTCATTTCAG GGGTTCTTTGTGTTGGTGTTTGGAGTTATTTTAGACAACAAG GTTTGTGATGCTTTGTTAAAACGGCTGTCACTCAACAACCTTAGTTCCACACCTACCAAG AGCACTACTGCAGGCACGTCTTCAACTCAACAGGGTGTACCGCAAAGGACGTAG